The proteins below are encoded in one region of Vespula pensylvanica isolate Volc-1 chromosome 4, ASM1446617v1, whole genome shotgun sequence:
- the LOC122628461 gene encoding DBF4-type zinc finger-containing protein 2 homolog isoform X1, giving the protein MAVDMVNMAVDKVHMAHMVDKVEKVHMVRTVNKVHMAYMVDKVYMVGKVNMADKVRMAGKVSKKPCEWDEPPCPPPTYCPVMNCCDPCCEPVKRCKSFDLRASIMHRCECIRRNGLQDRCMMWDCMGRPECMTKLYPVCGPGTCALLKLTDLGDINVALKKFHCADQARESALAAYCRLVCNNACPTKCPPQPCLPACPSPVCPPPCITCCSPSPCYTPCSPCPPCSPCPPCDPCGPCVPCSPCGPCGPCGPCGPCGPCGPCGPCGPCGPCDPCGPCVSFAPCNPCAPCGPCVPCGPCAPCGPCAPCGPCVPCGPCGPCGPCVPCGPCGPCGPCGPCDPCGPCDPCVPCVPCPPPCPPPCPPPCLPCMPCCTPC; this is encoded by the exons ATGGCGGTGGACATGGTAAACATGGCGGTGGACAAGGTGCACATGGCACACATGGTGGACAAGGTGGAAAAGGTGCACATGGTGCGCACGGTGAACAAGGTGCACATGGCATACATGGTTGACAAGGTGTACATGGTGGGCAAGGTGAACATGGCGGACAAGGTGCGCATGGCGGGCAAGGTGAGCAA AAAACCATGTGAGTGGGATGAACCACCGTGTCCGCCACCTACTTATTGTCCAGTTATGAATTGTTGTGATCCATGTTGC GAACCTGTCAAACGGTGTAAAAGCTTCGATCTTCGTGCAAGTATAATGCATCGATGTGAATGTATCAGGAGGAATGGTTTACAAGATAGATGCATGATGTGGGATTGCATGGGCCGACCTGAATGTATGACAAAACTGTATCCAGTGTGTGGACCTGGAACTTGTGCACTTCTGAAGCTAACAGATTTAGGGGATATAAATGTAGCTCTTAAGAAGTTTCACTGTGCAGATCAAGCAAGAGAATCTGCATTAGCGGCATATTGCAGACTTGTTTGCAATAACGCTTGTCCAACAAAATGTCCTCCACAGCCATGTTTACCAGCTTGCCCATCACCTGTATGCCCCCCGCCATGTATAACTTGCTGCTCACCTTCCCCTTGTTATACACCTTGTTCACCTTGTCCACCATGTTCACCTTGTCCACCTTGTGATCCTTGTGGCCCTTGTGTCCCTTGCAGCCCCTGTGGCCCTTGCGGCCCCTGTGGCCCTTGCGGCCCCTGTGGTCCTTGCGGCCCCTGTGGCCCTTGCGGCCCCTGTGGCCCTTGTGATCCTTGTGGTCCATGTGTATCTTTCGCTCCTTGCAATCCTTGCGCCCCTTGTGGTCCTTGCGTCCCTTGTGGTCCTTGCGCCCCTTGTGGTCCTTGCGCCCCTTGTGGTCCTTGTGTCCCTTGTGGTCCTTGCGGTCCTTGCGGTCCTTGCGTTCCTTGCGGACCTTGCGGTCCTTGCGGTCCTTGCGGACCTTGTGATCCTTGTGGCCCTTGTGATCCGTGTGTTCCATGTGTACCATGTCCACCACCATGTCCTCCGCCGTGTCCACCACCCTGTTTACCTTGCATGCCATGCTGTACACCATGTTAA
- the LOC122628461 gene encoding DBF4-type zinc finger-containing protein 2 homolog isoform X3, whose translation MAVDMVNMAVDKVHMAHMVDKVEKVHMVRTVNKVHMAYMVDKVYMVGKVNMADKEPVKRCKSFDLRASIMHRCECIRRNGLQDRCMMWDCMGRPECMTKLYPVCGPGTCALLKLTDLGDINVALKKFHCADQARESALAAYCRLVCNNACPTKCPPQPCLPACPSPVCPPPCITCCSPSPCYTPCSPCPPCSPCPPCDPCGPCVPCSPCGPCGPCGPCGPCGPCGPCGPCGPCGPCDPCGPCVSFAPCNPCAPCGPCVPCGPCAPCGPCAPCGPCVPCGPCGPCGPCVPCGPCGPCGPCGPCDPCGPCDPCVPCVPCPPPCPPPCPPPCLPCMPCCTPC comes from the exons ATGGCGGTGGACATGGTAAACATGGCGGTGGACAAGGTGCACATGGCACACATGGTGGACAAGGTGGAAAAGGTGCACATGGTGCGCACGGTGAACAAGGTGCACATGGCATACATGGTTGACAAGGTGTACATGGTGGGCAAGGTGAACATGGCGGACAAG GAACCTGTCAAACGGTGTAAAAGCTTCGATCTTCGTGCAAGTATAATGCATCGATGTGAATGTATCAGGAGGAATGGTTTACAAGATAGATGCATGATGTGGGATTGCATGGGCCGACCTGAATGTATGACAAAACTGTATCCAGTGTGTGGACCTGGAACTTGTGCACTTCTGAAGCTAACAGATTTAGGGGATATAAATGTAGCTCTTAAGAAGTTTCACTGTGCAGATCAAGCAAGAGAATCTGCATTAGCGGCATATTGCAGACTTGTTTGCAATAACGCTTGTCCAACAAAATGTCCTCCACAGCCATGTTTACCAGCTTGCCCATCACCTGTATGCCCCCCGCCATGTATAACTTGCTGCTCACCTTCCCCTTGTTATACACCTTGTTCACCTTGTCCACCATGTTCACCTTGTCCACCTTGTGATCCTTGTGGCCCTTGTGTCCCTTGCAGCCCCTGTGGCCCTTGCGGCCCCTGTGGCCCTTGCGGCCCCTGTGGTCCTTGCGGCCCCTGTGGCCCTTGCGGCCCCTGTGGCCCTTGTGATCCTTGTGGTCCATGTGTATCTTTCGCTCCTTGCAATCCTTGCGCCCCTTGTGGTCCTTGCGTCCCTTGTGGTCCTTGCGCCCCTTGTGGTCCTTGCGCCCCTTGTGGTCCTTGTGTCCCTTGTGGTCCTTGCGGTCCTTGCGGTCCTTGCGTTCCTTGCGGACCTTGCGGTCCTTGCGGTCCTTGCGGACCTTGTGATCCTTGTGGCCCTTGTGATCCGTGTGTTCCATGTGTACCATGTCCACCACCATGTCCTCCGCCGTGTCCACCACCCTGTTTACCTTGCATGCCATGCTGTACACCATGTTAA
- the LOC122628461 gene encoding DBF4-type zinc finger-containing protein 2 homolog isoform X2 encodes MPCDGKNPNCDRRRELLAQLKCLVSSMDRKKPCEWDEPPCPPPTYCPVMNCCDPCCEPVKRCKSFDLRASIMHRCECIRRNGLQDRCMMWDCMGRPECMTKLYPVCGPGTCALLKLTDLGDINVALKKFHCADQARESALAAYCRLVCNNACPTKCPPQPCLPACPSPVCPPPCITCCSPSPCYTPCSPCPPCSPCPPCDPCGPCVPCSPCGPCGPCGPCGPCGPCGPCGPCGPCGPCDPCGPCVSFAPCNPCAPCGPCVPCGPCAPCGPCAPCGPCVPCGPCGPCGPCVPCGPCGPCGPCGPCDPCGPCDPCVPCVPCPPPCPPPCPPPCLPCMPCCTPC; translated from the exons ATGCCTTGCGATGGAAAAAATCCGAATTGTGACAGAAGACGTGAATTATTAGCACAACTAAAATGTTTAGTCAGCTCTATggatagaaa AAAACCATGTGAGTGGGATGAACCACCGTGTCCGCCACCTACTTATTGTCCAGTTATGAATTGTTGTGATCCATGTTGC GAACCTGTCAAACGGTGTAAAAGCTTCGATCTTCGTGCAAGTATAATGCATCGATGTGAATGTATCAGGAGGAATGGTTTACAAGATAGATGCATGATGTGGGATTGCATGGGCCGACCTGAATGTATGACAAAACTGTATCCAGTGTGTGGACCTGGAACTTGTGCACTTCTGAAGCTAACAGATTTAGGGGATATAAATGTAGCTCTTAAGAAGTTTCACTGTGCAGATCAAGCAAGAGAATCTGCATTAGCGGCATATTGCAGACTTGTTTGCAATAACGCTTGTCCAACAAAATGTCCTCCACAGCCATGTTTACCAGCTTGCCCATCACCTGTATGCCCCCCGCCATGTATAACTTGCTGCTCACCTTCCCCTTGTTATACACCTTGTTCACCTTGTCCACCATGTTCACCTTGTCCACCTTGTGATCCTTGTGGCCCTTGTGTCCCTTGCAGCCCCTGTGGCCCTTGCGGCCCCTGTGGCCCTTGCGGCCCCTGTGGTCCTTGCGGCCCCTGTGGCCCTTGCGGCCCCTGTGGCCCTTGTGATCCTTGTGGTCCATGTGTATCTTTCGCTCCTTGCAATCCTTGCGCCCCTTGTGGTCCTTGCGTCCCTTGTGGTCCTTGCGCCCCTTGTGGTCCTTGCGCCCCTTGTGGTCCTTGTGTCCCTTGTGGTCCTTGCGGTCCTTGCGGTCCTTGCGTTCCTTGCGGACCTTGCGGTCCTTGCGGTCCTTGCGGACCTTGTGATCCTTGTGGCCCTTGTGATCCGTGTGTTCCATGTGTACCATGTCCACCACCATGTCCTCCGCCGTGTCCACCACCCTGTTTACCTTGCATGCCATGCTGTACACCATGTTAA
- the LOC122628462 gene encoding transcription initiation factor TFIID subunit 10-like produces MTENFERDIPPMYTNEEPKTAGQPLSDFLLQLEDYTPTVPDAISEHYLHTAGFNTTDPRIVRLVSLAAQKFISEIANDALQHCKTRGANQNTKTKGKDRRYMLTMEDLTPAVAEYGIIVKKPHYFV; encoded by the exons atGACAGAAAACTTTGAAAGGGATATTCCACCAATGTATACAAATGAAGAACCGAAAACAGCTGGTCAACCACTCTCCGATTTCCTTTTACAACTGGAAGATTATACACCAACG GTACCTGATGCTATCAGCGAACATTACTTACATACTGCTGGTTTTAATACTACCGATCCtagaat AGTACGTTTAGTATCCCTAGCAGCTCAAAAGTTTATTTCCGAAATTGCTAATGATGCCCTTCAACACTGTAAAACACGTGGTGCTAAtcaaaatacaaaaacaaaaggaaaggatCGTCGTTATATGCTTACTATGGAAGACTTGACACCTGCTGTTGCAGAATATGGCATTATAGTTAAGAAACCACACTACtttgtttaa